In the genome of Leptospiraceae bacterium, the window AGTATTGCCAAGTAAAATCATAAATTTCTTCTTAAGGGGATATGTTGTTTTTATTTATTAGCTTGCTATTATAAAACTCTTCTTGATAGTTGAATATACTTCGAGTATAGTTAGAAAAAATTTTTCTCATCAAATTTTGATACCTAGTTTTTATCTGAGATAAAAACATCTTTGTAAAAAATGATTATTTGTTGAGATTGCAACAATATAATATAATAATATAAATGTAGCATATATCGAAATTTCAAAAATCTTCGAATGAATTTGAACTTTAATGTTTCTGAAAGGGAGTCTTCATTAAGTTTGCTTTCTAAGTGATTTTGATTGTTCATTTTTATTCTCCTTCTTAAGGAAAATGTATTGTATTGCTTAATAATTGACAAGAAAATAAAAATGATTTTCATTACAGCATGTTTAAAATCTTTTTTAGATTAGTTTTTCTTTTACTCATAGTAATTCTTTCTGCTGTTTTTATATTCATACAATTCACTCTACCAAACTATGAAGGAAAAATCTATAGTGATCGAATACGAGATACCATTACGATTTATCGGGATAAATTTGGAATGCCTATTGTAAAAGCAGAAAATGAAACCGACTTGGCTTTTGGGATTGGCTATGCGATGGCACAAGATCGTCTTTTTCAAATGGATTTAATCCGAAGAGCTGTGCAAGGAAGACTTTCCGAAGTTTTAGGTTCAGCATTGATACCTACGGATAAGTTTTTTTTAACCATCACATCAGGCAAAAGTTTAAACGAGATGTGGGAAGCATACCCCGAAGACATCAAAAGCTTAATCAAAAGCTTCTCTGATGGAGTAAATCACTTCATCAAAGAGAACCGCCTTCCTATAGAATTTACTCTTTTGGGATACAAACCAGAACTTTGGACTCCTACGGACAGTGTTGCCGTGTTTTATTACATGAGCTTTGATTTGAATACGGGTTATGATGTTGAGATTGTTCATTACTTGATTGCAAAGCAGTTTGGTTTAGAAAGAGCTAAAGAACTTTTTCCTGATTACCTTCCTCAAAAGGGTGAGATTTTAGAAGTCACAAAAAATCAAAATAAAAAAACGACCAATGAAACAATATTGACTTTTCTGGAATGGTTTTATCAAACCAGAGAGTTTTTTGGTGACCACGAAATCGGGGCTTCCAATAACTGGGTCATTTCTCCTTCCAAATCAGAAACAGGAACTCCTATCTTGGCAAGTGATATGCATTTGGCATTCCGTATTCCAGGAATTTGGTATGAGGCTCAACTGATTACACCAGAGTATAATGTATCAGGGGTTTTACTTCCAGGGATACCCTTTGTTATCGTTGGAGCCAATGAAAACGTCGCATGGGCATACACAAACGTGATGGCAGATGATATCGATTTTTACATTGAACAAGTCAATCCCAATAATCCTCAACAGTATCTCTTTCGTGGACAATACAGGGATTTTGCGATTGAAAAAAAAATATTCAAAACAACAAAAGATGGTCAAACGCAAGAAGAAGAGTTTTTCATTTATAAAACCCATCGGGGTCCCATCATCAATTTCATATATCCAATTCAAACAGAAGAAGTTTTCAGCATGCGTTGGACAGCATATGATCATTTTCTTTCTGCCATTGGGATATACATTGCAAACAAAGCCAAAAACATTGATGATTTAGAAAAAGCGACTGAGTTTTTTCGAACACCAGGACAAAACTGGGTATATGCCGACAAAGATGGAAACATAGGATTCACAGCAGCAGTGGGAATTCCCATACGAATTGGATTTAGTGGACTACTTCCTATGCCAGGTTGGAATGGTCAATATGAATGGATTGGATATGTTCCTTCAAATCAGCTCCCAAGATTACGAAACCCCGCAAAAGGATGGATAGCCACAGCAAATAATAAACATTCTTCAAAGTATCCCTATGTGATTTCAAATTATTATCATCATGCGGATCGGTATGAAAGAATCAAACAAGTTCTCAATTCCAAAGAAAAATTCTCCATTGATGATATAAAAAATTTACAAATTGACTCGAAAGCTCTGATTGCCGAAGAATTGACCCCCATTTTTCTTAAGGACCTAG includes:
- a CDS encoding penicillin acylase family protein, with translation MFKIFFRLVFLLLIVILSAVFIFIQFTLPNYEGKIYSDRIRDTITIYRDKFGMPIVKAENETDLAFGIGYAMAQDRLFQMDLIRRAVQGRLSEVLGSALIPTDKFFLTITSGKSLNEMWEAYPEDIKSLIKSFSDGVNHFIKENRLPIEFTLLGYKPELWTPTDSVAVFYYMSFDLNTGYDVEIVHYLIAKQFGLERAKELFPDYLPQKGEILEVTKNQNKKTTNETILTFLEWFYQTREFFGDHEIGASNNWVISPSKSETGTPILASDMHLAFRIPGIWYEAQLITPEYNVSGVLLPGIPFVIVGANENVAWAYTNVMADDIDFYIEQVNPNNPQQYLFRGQYRDFAIEKKIFKTTKDGQTQEEEFFIYKTHRGPIINFIYPIQTEEVFSMRWTAYDHFLSAIGIYIANKAKNIDDLEKATEFFRTPGQNWVYADKDGNIGFTAAVGIPIRIGFSGLLPMPGWNGQYEWIGYVPSNQLPRLRNPAKGWIATANNKHSSKYPYVISNYYHHADRYERIKQVLNSKEKFSIDDIKNLQIDSKALIAEELTPIFLKDLETLDLSQNPLAKQAIESLKNWNYETNKESIASSVFHVMLSKMVYNTFFPHLGEKLYKYYIKKQFIPITALRIFLKNETSFWFDHPQTPQTETRKDVIQKSFLEAIETLKAYSENIQEWKWGKVHMLEYQHPFGRNPLMAKIFNRGPYETQGSFSTVSMMDFPLEKFPYKVRSGVSERLILLPGRIHDSLRIIPSGVSGNPFNEFYADQIRYFLKNQYREFKLYKPEQKEFTYEQKLVIQPINQK